In the Harmonia axyridis chromosome 3, icHarAxyr1.1, whole genome shotgun sequence genome, one interval contains:
- the LOC123675266 gene encoding protein CutA homolog, translating into MGEICATRNSTLSSQHSGVHSVAYVTTPSEDVAKKLAHGLISQKLAACVNIVPKVTSVYFWEGKVNEDSEAMMIIKTKTNRVDELTEFVRKNHPYTVCEVISMKIENGNEPYLKWINENVL; encoded by the coding sequence ATGGGAGAAATATGCGCTACCCGAAATTCTACACTATCTTCTCAACATAGTGGTGTTCATTCAGTAGCTTATGTTACAACTCCAAGTGAGGATGTTGCTAAGAAGTTAGCACATGGTCTTATAAGTCAAAAATTGGCAGCTTGTGTAAATATTGTCCCTAAAGTCACATCAGTATATTTTTGGGAAGGTAAAGTCAATGAAGACAGTGAAGCAATGATGATAATCAAAACTAAAACTAATAGAGTTGATGAATTAACTGAGTTTGTTAGAAAAAATCATCCCTACACTGTGTGTGAagtaatatcaatgaaaattgaaaatggaaacgAACCTTACTTGAAATGGATTAATGAAAATGTATTATAG